A stretch of the Streptomyces ortus genome encodes the following:
- a CDS encoding NAD(P)-binding domain-containing protein yields the protein MAHDYLIIGAGPAGLQLAASLERDGADYVVLERGSVPGAFFTRFPRHRQLISINKVHTGYDDPELRLRMDWNSLLSDDPELLFTRYSPRYFPSADDLVRYLADYADRTGVRVRYDTTVTRISRTDDDDDDDDGGGDGAGGGGGFAVTDHTGTVRHARRVVVATGVFQPNLPAVPGVELAERYDTFDPDPQSFTDQRVLIIGRGNSAFETADSLMETAAVIHLVGAGSLRLAWKSHYVGHLRAVNNNFLDSYQLKSQNALLDGRVLEIRRETDGFAVPVSFERVDEVVKDLRYDRVIVATGFRFDTSIFDAACLPELIVGGRFPALTPVGESTNVPGLYFAGTLTQGPDFKKSTTGFIHGFRYAVRALHRVLRGRHHGEAWPVTELGDAVERAADAVITRVNRSSALWQQFAVLGDLLLVAPDGSMRYAEEVPVRHVPDAVRAGDFGPADAYAVITLEYGADHDRVDPFDVTAGRKSQQDMAGLDGRYLHPVVRWYRAGGLVAEHHMTENLENEWDSEEFHRAPLLAFLADRLGSVAPVTP from the coding sequence ATGGCGCACGACTACCTGATCATCGGAGCGGGGCCCGCGGGACTACAGCTCGCCGCCTCCCTGGAGCGTGACGGTGCGGACTACGTCGTCCTGGAGCGCGGGAGCGTTCCGGGCGCGTTCTTCACGCGCTTTCCCCGGCATCGCCAACTGATCTCGATCAACAAGGTGCACACCGGATACGACGATCCGGAACTACGGCTGCGCATGGACTGGAACTCCCTGCTGAGCGACGATCCCGAGCTGCTCTTCACCCGGTACAGCCCGCGGTACTTCCCGTCGGCCGACGACCTGGTCCGCTACCTCGCGGACTACGCGGACCGTACCGGGGTGCGGGTGCGCTACGACACCACGGTGACGCGGATCTCCCGTACCGACGATGACGATGACGATGACGACGGCGGCGGTGACGGAGCCGGTGGCGGCGGAGGATTCGCGGTCACCGATCACACCGGCACGGTGCGGCACGCCCGGCGCGTGGTGGTCGCCACCGGAGTGTTCCAGCCGAACCTGCCGGCCGTTCCGGGCGTCGAACTGGCCGAACGCTACGACACGTTCGACCCTGACCCGCAGTCCTTCACCGACCAGCGCGTACTGATCATCGGCCGGGGCAACTCCGCCTTCGAGACGGCCGACAGCCTGATGGAGACCGCGGCGGTCATCCACCTCGTCGGAGCGGGCTCCCTGCGGCTGGCCTGGAAGTCGCACTACGTGGGGCATCTGCGCGCGGTGAACAACAACTTCCTCGACAGCTACCAGCTGAAGTCGCAGAACGCGCTCCTGGACGGCCGGGTGCTGGAGATCCGCCGGGAGACGGACGGCTTCGCCGTGCCGGTCTCGTTCGAGCGGGTCGACGAGGTGGTCAAGGACCTCCGCTACGACCGGGTGATCGTCGCGACCGGATTCCGCTTCGACACCTCGATCTTCGACGCCGCCTGTCTCCCCGAGCTGATCGTCGGCGGGCGCTTTCCCGCCCTCACCCCGGTCGGCGAGTCGACCAACGTGCCCGGTCTGTACTTCGCCGGGACCCTGACCCAGGGCCCCGACTTCAAGAAGTCCACCACCGGCTTCATCCACGGTTTCCGCTACGCGGTGCGCGCCCTGCACCGCGTGCTGCGCGGGCGCCACCACGGCGAGGCCTGGCCGGTGACGGAGCTGGGCGACGCCGTCGAGCGGGCCGCCGACGCGGTCATCACCCGCGTCAACCGGTCCTCCGCGCTGTGGCAGCAGTTCGCCGTCCTGGGCGACCTGCTGCTCGTCGCCCCGGACGGCAGCATGCGGTACGCGGAGGAGGTTCCCGTCCGCCATGTGCCCGACGCCGTACGCGCGGGCGACTTCGGGCCGGCGGACGCGTACGCGGTGATCACCCTGGAGTACGGCGCGGACCACGACCGGGTGGATCCCTTCGACGTCACCGCGGGGCGCAAGTCGCAGCAGGACATGGCGGGTCTCGACGGCCGCTACCTGCATCCGGTCGTCCGCTGGTACCGGGCCGGCGGACTCGTGGCCGAGCACCACATGACGGAGAACCTGGAGAACGAGTGGGACAGCGAGGAGTTCCACCGCGCCCCGCTGCTCGCGTTCCTCGCCGACCGCCTCGGCTCCGTCGCCCCGGTGACACCGTGA
- a CDS encoding alpha-hydroxy acid oxidase yields MTLRALHDAARRTLDPVHYDYVAGGAAEERVLSANERAFDRCLLLPRVLCGSETRDTTACLPGAQRAAPVIVAPTAFHRLMHPDGEGATARAAAAEGAVLVTGTAATTAVDAVVAAAREAAPDPAVWFQLYLHPRAEVTETLVRRAERAGCTALVVTVDSAVFGRHTRDLRHGFTELPPGHAAENMRDLPGAPPGSLTDIPMSAAPTWRDFGEIPRMTALPVLVKGVLHPADARLAVEHGASGVIVSNHGGRQCDAVPAALDCLPAVAEAVAGRIPVLMDGGVRRGSDIAVALALGATAVGVGRPVMWGLAADGEAGVRAVLATLRDEYDHTLALCGGRHNADLTRDMVVRGGETW; encoded by the coding sequence GTGACCCTGCGCGCGCTGCACGACGCGGCCCGCAGGACACTGGACCCCGTCCACTACGACTACGTGGCGGGCGGGGCGGCCGAGGAACGCGTCCTGTCCGCCAACGAGCGGGCCTTCGACCGCTGTCTGCTGCTGCCACGGGTCCTGTGCGGCAGCGAGACGCGGGACACCACCGCCTGTCTGCCGGGTGCCCAGCGGGCCGCACCGGTGATCGTCGCCCCCACCGCCTTCCACCGGCTGATGCATCCGGACGGCGAGGGCGCCACGGCCCGTGCCGCCGCGGCCGAGGGAGCCGTGCTGGTGACGGGCACGGCCGCGACCACGGCGGTCGACGCCGTCGTCGCCGCGGCCCGCGAGGCGGCCCCCGACCCGGCGGTGTGGTTCCAGCTGTACCTCCACCCGCGCGCAGAGGTCACCGAGACACTGGTGCGGCGCGCCGAACGGGCGGGCTGCACGGCGCTGGTGGTCACCGTCGACTCGGCGGTGTTCGGCCGGCACACCAGGGATCTGCGCCACGGCTTCACCGAGTTGCCGCCGGGCCACGCCGCGGAGAACATGCGCGATCTGCCCGGCGCCCCGCCCGGCTCCCTCACGGACATCCCCATGTCCGCCGCCCCGACCTGGCGGGACTTCGGCGAGATCCCGCGCATGACCGCGCTTCCCGTACTGGTCAAGGGAGTCCTGCACCCGGCGGACGCGCGGCTGGCCGTCGAGCACGGCGCGAGCGGAGTGATCGTCTCCAACCACGGGGGCCGCCAGTGCGACGCCGTCCCGGCCGCCCTCGACTGCCTGCCGGCGGTCGCCGAGGCCGTCGCGGGCCGTATACCGGTGCTGATGGACGGCGGGGTGCGCCGCGGCAGTGACATCGCCGTCGCCCTGGCGCTGGGCGCGACGGCCGTCGGGGTGGGGCGCCCGGTGATGTGGGGCCTGGCCGCCGACGGAGAGGCCGGAGTCCGAGCGGTACTGGCCACGCTGCGCGACGAGTACGACCACACGCTCGCGCTGTGCGGAGGGCGCCACAACGCCGATCTGACGAGGGACATGGTCGTCCGCGGGGGAGAGACGTGGTGA
- a CDS encoding cytochrome P450, giving the protein MVRSGTRPATADTWWLPRAVVALRVRIFEKANGDRAVTLPNATHGPEVFERVYAHPAANGRSAGAGLSDLFWYWLSPGPEVHQEHLEPGERYEDVAATTRRMLAGTSGELMAQATRAVARTLDTVPDGRISQVRLRDLVMPAWAEFCYELVFREPCPPHARDLITAHADDVISALKCTSLRHPGRRARLTEYVRRRVVAGEVPYPLPRTLSLSEQVHYLQGTMFNTAVVQLSEATAHVLLALARHPEAQQRVMDDSEEDRYLTRVLDETMRLYPLFGIAHRITTDEIPLDEDTVLPPGTVVCFSYPGYHATGYDRPDEFDPDRWATLSVKEAHHIPYGIAANRPCPAWRLSPLVLRAAVREVLRRFRLDSTVPHTRSIPHRAPCLLIPHGMPPAPRRLDALRRRMRARNAVEDVTRGVRQLVLGTVMVLHARRRRLAGRYFEEHPPSGCPAGRGRGPGPPPHVPARR; this is encoded by the coding sequence GTGGTGAGGAGCGGGACCAGGCCGGCCACGGCGGACACCTGGTGGCTGCCGCGCGCCGTGGTGGCGCTGCGCGTCCGCATCTTCGAGAAGGCCAACGGCGACCGCGCGGTGACCCTGCCCAACGCCACCCACGGCCCGGAGGTGTTCGAACGCGTCTACGCGCACCCCGCGGCGAACGGACGCAGCGCCGGCGCGGGCCTGTCCGACCTGTTCTGGTACTGGCTCTCCCCGGGACCCGAGGTCCACCAGGAGCATCTGGAACCCGGCGAGCGGTACGAGGACGTGGCCGCGACGACCCGGCGGATGCTGGCCGGCACGTCGGGCGAGCTCATGGCCCAGGCCACGCGCGCCGTCGCCCGCACCCTGGACACGGTCCCGGACGGGCGTATCAGCCAGGTGCGCCTGCGTGATCTGGTGATGCCCGCCTGGGCCGAGTTCTGCTACGAGCTGGTGTTCAGGGAGCCGTGCCCGCCGCACGCCCGGGACCTGATCACCGCACACGCCGACGACGTGATCAGCGCGCTGAAGTGCACCTCACTGCGCCACCCCGGGCGCCGGGCCCGACTGACGGAGTACGTGCGCCGCAGAGTCGTGGCGGGCGAGGTGCCGTATCCGCTCCCGCGGACGCTGTCACTGTCGGAGCAGGTGCACTACCTCCAGGGAACGATGTTCAACACCGCCGTGGTGCAGCTGTCGGAGGCGACCGCACACGTCCTGCTCGCCCTGGCGCGCCACCCCGAGGCGCAACAGCGCGTCATGGACGACTCCGAGGAGGACCGGTACCTCACGCGGGTGCTCGACGAGACGATGCGGCTGTACCCGCTCTTCGGCATCGCGCACCGCATCACCACGGACGAGATCCCGCTCGACGAGGACACCGTGCTGCCGCCCGGCACCGTGGTGTGCTTCAGCTACCCCGGCTACCACGCCACCGGTTACGACCGGCCCGACGAGTTCGACCCGGACCGCTGGGCCACCCTCTCGGTCAAGGAAGCCCACCACATCCCGTACGGCATCGCGGCGAACCGGCCCTGCCCGGCCTGGCGGCTGTCCCCGCTGGTGCTGCGCGCGGCCGTACGCGAGGTGCTGCGCCGCTTCCGGCTGGACTCGACGGTCCCGCACACCCGGTCGATCCCGCACCGCGCCCCCTGTCTGCTCATCCCGCACGGCATGCCGCCCGCCCCGCGCCGGCTCGACGCACTGCGGCGCCGCATGCGGGCGCGCAACGCGGTGGAGGACGTCACCCGCGGCGTCCGGCAACTGGTGCTGGGCACGGTCATGGTGCTGCACGCCCGCCGGCGGCGACTGGCGGGCCGCTACTTCGAAGAGCATCCGCCCAGCGGCTGCCCGGCCGGCCGAGGCCGTGGTCCCGGGCCCCCGCCCCACGTCCCCGCACGTCGCTGA
- a CDS encoding cation:proton antiporter, which produces MPTTLLAATTDKNLELVLRVLPAIVIILAASALCGRLALWVRQPRVLGEMVAGVLLGPTLFGALFPEAQKAVFTAEVKPILYVLSTLGLTLFMFLVGVGLDHTPGSGTKDTRNAAVLAVSGIVPSLLLGAATGYLLHDRLSEPGVSSFEFALFLGGALSITAFPMLARILYERGLENSPLGRMTLLGASVDDAAAWCFLAVLSAMHTGAGLPHALRAIGLTVAFTVVMLTVVSRLLRPMGDRVERTGLFGFDQMYLVVSIVLLCGLFTDYIGIYSVFGGFVAGLAMPRNDAFRQALHTRMMDLVCVLLLPVFFTFSGLNTELGGVAGWAMIGPLLLILVAGFTGKYLGCALAMRGIGFSWRESWAVGALMNARGLMILIFINIGLAQGMIGKDVFSMLVLVAVLTTAGAVPLYRLALPERIERGMSPTAETAGTEASSAPSAGAGSVHA; this is translated from the coding sequence GTGCCCACCACTTTGCTGGCAGCCACCACCGACAAGAACCTCGAACTCGTCCTGCGGGTCCTGCCCGCCATCGTGATCATCCTCGCCGCGTCCGCCCTCTGCGGCCGTCTCGCCCTGTGGGTGAGGCAGCCACGGGTGCTCGGCGAGATGGTGGCCGGCGTCCTGCTGGGCCCCACGCTCTTCGGCGCCCTCTTCCCCGAGGCCCAGAAGGCCGTCTTCACCGCCGAGGTGAAACCCATCCTCTACGTGCTGAGCACCCTCGGCCTGACCCTCTTCATGTTCCTGGTCGGGGTCGGCCTCGACCACACCCCCGGCAGCGGCACCAAGGACACCAGGAACGCGGCCGTACTGGCGGTGTCCGGCATCGTCCCCTCGCTCCTGCTCGGTGCCGCGACGGGGTATCTGCTCCACGACCGCCTTTCCGAACCCGGCGTCTCCTCCTTCGAGTTCGCCCTCTTCCTCGGCGGCGCCCTGTCCATCACCGCCTTCCCGATGCTCGCCCGCATCCTCTACGAACGCGGACTGGAGAACTCGCCGCTCGGCCGCATGACCCTCCTCGGCGCCTCCGTGGACGACGCGGCGGCCTGGTGCTTCCTCGCCGTGCTGTCCGCCATGCACACCGGCGCCGGCCTGCCCCACGCCCTGCGCGCCATCGGCCTGACCGTCGCCTTCACCGTCGTGATGCTCACCGTCGTGTCGCGGCTCCTGCGTCCGATGGGTGACAGGGTCGAACGCACCGGCCTGTTCGGCTTCGACCAGATGTACCTCGTCGTGAGCATCGTGCTGCTCTGCGGCCTGTTCACCGACTACATCGGCATCTACTCGGTCTTCGGGGGCTTCGTCGCCGGACTGGCCATGCCCAGGAACGACGCCTTCCGCCAGGCCCTGCACACCCGCATGATGGACCTCGTCTGCGTGCTGCTGCTGCCCGTCTTCTTCACCTTCTCCGGCCTCAACACCGAACTGGGCGGAGTCGCCGGATGGGCCATGATCGGGCCGCTCCTGCTGATCCTCGTGGCCGGGTTCACCGGCAAGTACCTCGGGTGCGCCCTCGCCATGCGCGGCATCGGCTTCAGCTGGCGTGAGTCCTGGGCGGTGGGCGCCCTGATGAACGCCCGCGGCCTCATGATCCTGATCTTCATCAACATAGGCCTCGCCCAGGGCATGATCGGCAAGGACGTCTTCTCCATGCTCGTCCTGGTCGCCGTCCTCACCACCGCGGGCGCCGTGCCGCTCTACCGGCTGGCCCTGCCCGAACGCATCGAACGCGGTATGTCCCCCACGGCGGAGACCGCCGGCACGGAGGCTTCCTCCGCGCCCTCGGCCGGGGCGGGTTCCGTGCACGCCTGA